In Planctomycetota bacterium, the DNA window GGTGGGCCGGGCGCACGCCCGCGTCGCGATCAAGCGCCGCCTCCGCGAGGCCTTCCGCACGGCCCAGCACGACCTGCCCGGCTGGACGGACGCGGGGCGGCCGTGCAGCTACGACGTCATCATCCAGGTACGGCCGCACGAGCCGCTCGGCACCGGCGAATACGCCGCGCTGCTCGGCCGCCTCGCCGCGCAGGGCCACGAGGTCTGGGAGCGTCGGCGGGCTAGGCATTCGCCCGGCAAGGACCGATCGTGAGCGGCGGCCGCCGCATCCCGCCGGCGTCGCTGCCATTCGTGGTGCTCATCCGGGCGTACCAGGCGATCCTCTCGCCCTTCCTGGGCGGGCAATGCCGCTTCTATCCCACCTGCAGCGAGTACGCCATCGAGGCCTACGTGCGGCGCGGGCCCGTCGTCGGCACTCTGCTGACGGTGCGGCGGCTGCTGCGGTGCCAGCCGTGCTGCCGCGGCGGCTACGACCCGGTGCCCTATCCGCCAAGTTACCGGTC includes these proteins:
- the rnpA gene encoding ribonuclease P protein component; translation: MTQASETSRVEGPRFAFRRRHRLSGSRAFQAVYAGKVRKASGPLVVFLTPNEIGQPRLGLSVGRRVGRAHARVAIKRRLREAFRTAQHDLPGWTDAGRPCSYDVIIQVRPHEPLGTGEYAALLGRLAAQGHEVWERRRARHSPGKDRS
- the yidD gene encoding membrane protein insertion efficiency factor YidD, giving the protein MSGGRRIPPASLPFVVLIRAYQAILSPFLGGQCRFYPTCSEYAIEAYVRRGPVVGTLLTVRRLLRCQPCCRGGYDPVPYPPSYRSRSGG